DNA from Globicephala melas chromosome 11, mGloMel1.2, whole genome shotgun sequence:
tatacatcaactgtatctcaataaaaaaatgaaaaagaaatgagttttaaaacatttccccAATATTCACATTATTCCAAATATACCCTCTTTTTTCTGCTCATTTATTCAATGAGacattctattttatgtttttaaatagctGTCATGGATGCACTGGTAGAAGATGATATCTGCATTCTGAATCATGAAAAAGCCCATAGGAGAGATACAGTGACTCCAGtctcaatatattcaggagatGAATCTGTTGCTTCACATTTTGCCCTTGTCACTGCATATGAAGACATCAAAAAACGACTTAAGGATTCAGAGAAAGAGaactctttcttaaaaaaaagaataagagtttTGGAAGAAAAGGTAATTTATCTGTTTACCTTCATTATGTTTGTGACTTAATAATTCAAagcatttgaaattttaaatatttttctgctctGTCTTCCATGAGTACCAAATTTCTAAGGATAACTCACTGCTAATCTCAAAACCCTGGGCATTTTACTTAGCCTACTGTGTTTCACTTATCATAGTGCTTGGTGAATATTTGCAGAATAGGATTAACAACATGAAGGGATTaaagttcaaatatttttcttacctctttttaTCAGATTGCCTTACCTTCATAGCTGTATgtattttattcaggattttttaatatgtgcaaaaaattatataccaacaaaGGAAATGAAGTGTCAAAGGAAGAAGTTCCTGGAACATTGTTCTGATACGTTTAATAACGTTTTCGTCAGTACTAAAATTTTACCACAACTGACATCTTTACCTCAACATTCTCCTTTGTTCTTGAACACACGTAATAAGAATGCATTTAACTGATGAATTAATGTCTTCTGTTTACACCTTTTAATGCAGAAACTGTTATAGAATACATAAGCAAGGTAGCTGATTCAGTTATAAATCATCAGATCTACTTAGCTTATTGGGAAATCTTCCTCACTTATCCATTTATTGGGAAATCTTCCTCAcacatccatttatttttaaagtttaacttagttcatttttcttcagatcATAGTTTATGATCCTTAGATCTTCAGTGTAGTGGTACATTACAGACAGCAGCTTGCACAAAGGGGGAAGGAAATGATCTAGTTATAAAAACTTAAGGATAGGGCTTGGTAGAGTTTCACTCATTTGGAGGAAGTAAGAAAAGACTCAGTTGTAAAAATAATCAATTTCTTTGTATTCGTATGAATTTTCTTAATGACTATTAAATAAAATTGTGACATACTGGATAGAGTGACAAAAGGTAACATTTTGGAGCTTGTAGTTAGGTTTATTCTAAAAGTCAATAGAAAAATGTGATTTGGTATAAGTAACATTGGAAATATTTCTGTACTTTGTGACCAACAATCCTAATAATTTCTCTTCTGGAATAATATAGGAATTGAACTAACACGTCTATTCCTTAAAATGTCAAGTACACACTAACTTGATATTTTTCTGATGATGGAAATTAAATACTGTGTGCTGGCTTGGAAACACATAAGCACTATGAAAGAATGCTGTACTGTGTTTAGTGTGAcgaattaatattataaatagttACTACAAAGTATAAGATACTGATTAAGTAAAAGCCTGAAAGAAGAGTTTTAAAAGTATCCGTTCTgtactttttactttcttaatcaGTAAAGCTTAATTGTGTGGAAGTGAAATGTTCACTTAATTGTAGTCCAGGCTTTATTCCTGCATTAGAGTAATTAAGGTCCAGGCTTTATTCCCTGCATTAGAGTAATTAAGGTAAGTCGTGCAGCCATAGAAGACTGACTTATTTTCTTATGTAGAACGTCCTCTTAAGCCTTGTCTTCTAATTTTATACCATTAGCTTATAGGAGCTCGAAAGGATGAAGAAACAAGTTCTGTGGGACGAGAACAAGTAAATAAGGCCTACCATGCATATCGAGAGGTTTGCATTGACAGAGATAATTTGAAGAGCAAATTGGATAAAATGGTAAGTTGGTTTGAAAAGGATGGTATCTGTATGTTGTAAATGAGTTTTCTCCTTCAAGaggttaaaattagaaatgagataTTTACACTTATTAGATAAAAAATTTGCATGGTCAAGGCAAAAATAGAGAATGTTGATAGGAATATTTGTAAGTTATTTCTATACAAAATATGTACTCAATATGTAATGATGTTTAggtccttttgtttgtttgtttttttttgatgtttaggTCTGAAGTACATCTAACACCACtaacttcttttgaaaaatcatgACTTAGTAGAGTTTAtcactgtgttttttttaaaaagccagtgaATAATATGTCCTAAGTTAGAAAAAGATTAGTGAAAAACTGAGTTCATTTCCCACCTTGCTTTTCAAAGGATAGAATCAGTTTTTTCAACATCTACctgaaaattaatatataataccaACCTATAGATTTTATTGAATGTAATTTGGCATTTTCTCTACTTAACTAGAATAAAGACAACTCTGAATCTTTGAAAGTATTGAATGAACAGCTACAATCTAAAGAAGTAGAACTCCTCCAGCTGAGGACAGAGGTGGAAACTCAGCAGGGTAGGCCACTTAAACGTGTTATAATTATTCTAACGCAATTAATACATTTTTCCATTCCTGTGTTATATCCATGATCAGTTTGCTATATCTGTATTCTAaggacttattttttaatttttaggctTATATTAATTGCTCTGCTTTTACAAAGTATCAACTTTTAACTTTTCCTTGGATATAAATTGTACTTTTCCTAGAGAAAATTTGATGGTTTTTATTCAGGGCTAGTTTGCAGTGAAGTAGATGAAGAAAGGAGTAGAACCCCATCCTCTCCAAAGCCTCTTGCCCACTGCTAGATGCCCTGTCATTGAGTAGTTACAGTTGCTTCCCCCCGCCCCAATTTCTAAAGGTTGTTACCAATGTGCAGATGAGATGCTATGTTGAAAAGTTAAGAGTGGGAGATATGGGTATTAGCCTGCTCCCATGCACATTCATTCTGATGAGACAAGCTGACGAGTAGGCCTCTGAGAGACCTTTTGATGGGAGGTTGAGGTGAGATCTCTCATGGCAGCTGATTGGGTCTTTTTCTATATACAGAGCCTAAGGAACCAAGTCAAGGGTTAGTCCATATCCAGTGGTATTGAGTTTGTACAGTGGAATGTTTATGAATAAAATTGTTCGGAAGTTATGTTCTAGGCCTGATGGTCAAACTTTATACTTTCTAAAGGGACTAGATGGAGTGATGAGCTGAGTGAGCATCAGTTCACtcacttcatttaattcttatcaCTCTCAACCTTGACGTATATAGATTATTCATCCATATATAATTTCAGCATATGCTTGATAtgtgttgtatattttaaagtttcaggCTGACAAATTTGCTCTTTAACCTAAACCAAAAATCAGGGATAGGGGTAATTAATACATTCTAAAATAAGATTGCTAGATTTCTTATTAGCATAGATACATGAAAGTAATTACTGTTTTTCAGAAACTTAGTAATTGTTCATTATTTatattggtttttcttttaacctgcattttattggcataatcTTTTTCGAATTGCAACCAATGTAGAAGTCAGAAATAACAATTTTAATGTCCATCCTTTTTGTAGTGATAAGAAATTTAAATCCACCTTCATCCAACTGGGAGGTGGAAAAGTTGAGCTGTGACCTGAAGATCCATGGTTTGGAACAAGAACTGGAACTGATGAGGAAGGAATGTAGAGATCTCAAAATAGAGCTACAAAAAGCCAAACAAACGGTATTACAGAATTATTAAATTGAGAAATTCAGCATGCATATGTGTGCATCATATGTAGGATTTATTACTAAGTGTTAAATCATAGAGTTGACATAAATTATAACTACTTAGAGAGTCACATTATCTGAAAATTCACCTTTATCTTCCCCTTTAATCATTTTTGCTAAAATATGATAACTATACTTTTAGCATAATCCCAGAATTATATTatgattttgttgtttaaaagctaatttttaaaaaccttattagtttattaatttattaaagctGTTCTTTCAGACTTCTTTTCCTTCAGTTTCCttaagtcatttttttctctgtaaagttTAAAGAGAACTCAGGTTTTAAGTTTCCCACTTCATTTAACGTAATAATTTGATTAATTTAGACATGACAGGAGACTTGCTTTTAGAATTACTAAAACAAAACTTTACAGCATCCACTAATTCTCAGAAGTCTAATACTTTTGGAGCAACTTTAATTTTCAGCTAATAGCTGAGAATGCAAGAATTGGGGTTGGTggagcgggggggtgggggtggggagcaaaacaaaaaccctgcttGAGCTGCTAAAGTGTGGTTAGCCTGAAGTCATCCACTGAAACACAAGTTGCCTCTCGGGTCCTCACCCAGAGTCTGTCTACTAATACAGTGATCCCTGGACAATGGGGTTGTGACCTGTGGAGGTCTGCTTATACAAGCTTATACAAGGATTGTTTTCAGTAAGTATACAGTCGGTCTTTGGTATCTatgggttccacatctgtggatcgAGGCCACCACAGGTTGTAGACTATGCTATCCattgttggttgaatccacggatgctGACCCAAGGATACAGAGGGACGACTGTGGGACTTGAACATACGCAGATTTTGGTACCCACTGCGGATCCTAGAACCAGTGTCCCGTGGAtaggatactgagggacaactttACATTGGGTTCAGAAGAGCTTGGATAAATGTTTTCAATGTCATGACAATGCtgagaataaaaagaaggaatgatAGAGAAGCAGAGCAGTGTGGGAGCAATGCTCCAAacacaaagtttaaaataattattacaagAAATTGAAAAGTTTAATAGTCTGGAGTTCAATAGCCATTATATACATTCTATACACTTATGTATTTCAAACTAAGGTAGCCACGTAGATAATTATTTCTCAGGTCAACATTTTGCCCATCAGATTATCCAGCACTACTAAGGAGCTATGTCCCCACCCTAGGTTCTTCTGAGCAGCCACCATCTGAAAGAGGAGCTCCGCCCACGCTTCCTGACTGCCAGCCAGCACTCTGCCCTGAGTCCCAAGTGTCCTTAGATGAGCCAACAGGTCTCTCGTCTGTAATGTGGTCTTTACTGAAGGTGACCACTGGTTAAGAATGAGACAGGCATTAAGAATAATATAGCATCCTACCTTGGCCTTTACCCAGTGAACTCCTCTGAACTGGACAGTGAGAACTTGATTTGGAGCCCCCAGGCCTGATAAAGGGGAAACACCCACTATAAAAATTACTATCACCTcccattagagaaaaaaaaaattgtttttcctacTTGACATCTGAAGTTGATTTTCCTAGCTTTGCACCCGTGATCACATGCGCAATTCCTTTAGCAGCTTCCAGCATCCTGTCCTGCAAGCCCAGTTGCCCGTAGCCCTTGAGAGGcttcttttaaaaagatgtgcTTGCAGGAAAAGATCTGCATCTTGAAGCTCTGAATTACAATTGTCAGTATATACTTTCTACTTGAAATGATTTGATAGCGTTTATAAATAATGGATATCTCCTTATAGAGTAAGAAGCAGAACCATGGAATCATAAAAACTTGGTTCATGATTGTGTTGCTTATTGTGACATTAGCAAACTCATTTAACTGAACTTTTTTCTATAAACTTGACATTAAATATCTAAGCAGCGTGGTGCCTAGTACATAGGGTATTCAATAAGTGAAtgtgtttcaaaaattttaattagggTAATCCAGAAAAGCGCTTTAGGGgtgtatatgtgttaatacaGTTCAgttcttattatttgttttccaCTAGGTGGTGCTAGAGGATAAATttgcttttagtttaattgatctttcaCAAATCACAGAAACAGACTTGAAGGTAGAAGAAACTTTAGAAATCACTTGTTTTATTGCTGATGATGTTGCTTTATtgctgagtctttgttgctgagaCTAAGAAACTTTAAGAGTTGaaggtgagggaagggaggaatttgttttttgaaaagggGATTTAAGACACG
Protein-coding regions in this window:
- the AZI2 gene encoding 5-azacytidine-induced protein 2 isoform X1, which translates into the protein MDALVEDDICILNHEKAHRRDTVTPVSIYSGDESVASHFALVTAYEDIKKRLKDSEKENSFLKKRIRVLEEKLIGARKDEETSSVGREQVNKAYHAYREVCIDRDNLKSKLDKMNKDNSESLKVLNEQLQSKEVELLQLRTEVETQQVIRNLNPPSSNWEVEKLSCDLKIHGLEQELELMRKECRDLKIELQKAKQTYPSQEDNLKSRDLQRLSISSDNMQSAYWELKREMSNLHLVTQVQAELLRKLKTPTAIKKACAPAGCMEDLGKDSTKLHLMNFTATYKRQAPLSPNSKTLCHATSSPLPGDAKVLSEKAALQSWTDHERSIPHDGTNFQEHNSYGRNSLEDNSWVFPSPPKSSETTFGETKNKPLPLPNLPPLHYLDQHNQNCHYKN
- the AZI2 gene encoding 5-azacytidine-induced protein 2 isoform X2, which gives rise to MDALVEDDICILNHEKAHRRDTVTPVSIYSGDESVASHFALVTAYEDIKKRLKDSEKENSFLKKRIRVLEEKLIGARKDEETSSVGREQVNKAYHAYREVCIDRDNLKSKLDKMNKDNSESLKVLNEQLQSKEVELLQLRTEVETQQVIRNLNPPSSNWEVEKLSCDLKIHGLEQELELMRKECRDLKIELQKAKQTYPSQEDNLKSRDLQRLSISSLCPSRMHGRPWERQHKAALDEFYCNIQKTGPSLTKQQNSLSCHVFPFTRRCKGFIRESSSPVMDRS